From Lytechinus pictus isolate F3 Inbred chromosome 6, Lp3.0, whole genome shotgun sequence, the proteins below share one genomic window:
- the LOC129279864 gene encoding sodium channel modifier 1-like, whose product MSFKREGDDGSQLNLLKKRRVAELLAKDIPDDEAMLMSNGRYACTVCHYKPVFDTVDMLTVHRAGKKHQHATENHFAKKRDLALLVRKRRQEEEIKRESQIGKNQEAEPSPLLLKVEAAKRHTLLKEAPYNPCHTHKNEGLSKKSKNKLFFQSIRQISSTNQTVGNSNLANQDQDLSHFSHKHATSVATKQTLQPGFSYDHPHVAIAGPTTAPRKAGFKPGLKSNLQARAPGVSSFQIRPYISKAKRNAINYKACSSKQPDHKPNSGKPETISSPGSYNESSLSVQDESSGGEVENSVEFIREFQSTQNSDVYDNASITKVRQVKNERTMKATPGSFFQRESPCGNMQQDFRLDVDGGEKGSRQHAQGPVPKPEFVRGFQGCSQGTHKHPQGVRGIQRCGQGTSLEPQGLKDLQDCRRGARVEEERTKQRVVKTKQKSKSKMTDEKKEELQRYLELTSSGWVQDNGGNWIKGQDVEFDSDEEPPKS is encoded by the exons ATGTCATTCAAGAGAGAAGGAGATGATGGTTCACAGTTGAACCTTCTTAAG AAACGGAGAGTAGCTGAACTGTTGGCTAAGGATATCCCAGATGATGAAGCAATGCTTATGAGCAATGGAAG ATATGCGTGTACGGTTTGCCATTATAAACCAGTCTTCGACACCGTTGATATGCTGACAGTTCACCGAGCTGGAAAGAAACATCAACATG CCACTGAAAATCATTTTGCAAAGAAGAGAGACCTCGCTTTGCTAGTAAGAAAGAGAAGGCAAGAAGAAGAGATCAAGAGAGAGAGTCAGATAGGAAAGAATCAG GAAGCTGAGCCATCCCCCCTATTACTGAAAGTGGAAGCGGCCAAAAGACACACACTGCTGAAGGAAGCTCCATACAATCCTTGTCATACACACAAAAATGAAGG ACTTTCcaaaaaatcaaagaacaagCTATTCTTCCAATCCATCCGGCAGATCAGTTCAACCAATCAGACGGTAGGGAATTCAAATCTAGCCAATCAGGACCAAGATCTTTCACATTTTTCCCATAAACATGCTACATCTGTCGCTACTAAACAGACTCTTCAACCAGGCTTTTCTTATGATCACCCTCATGTTGCTATTGCTGGCCCTACTACTGCTCCTCGAAAGGCAGGTTTCAAGCCTGGTTTGAAGTCTAACCTACAGGCTCGAGCTCCAGGAGTTTCTAGCTTTCAAATCAGACCATACATATCAAAAGCAAAGAGGAATGCAATAAATTATAAAGCATGCTCTTCAAAACAACCAGATCATAAACCTAATTCAGGAAAGCCAGAAACAATCTCATCCCCGGGTTCCTACAATGAATCATCCCTTTCAGTTCAAGATGAATCATCTGGAGGTGAGGTTGAGAACTCGGTTGAATTCATAAGGGAATTCCAAAGTACACAGAACTCAGATGTTTATGACAATGCTAGCATTACCAAGGTTAGACAGGTAAAAAATGAGAGGACCATGAAAGCAACTCCAGGCAGCTTCTTCCAGAGGGAATCGCCATGTGGCAACATGCAACAGGATTTCAGGTTAGATGTAGATGGTGGAGAGAAGGGTTCACGGCAGCATGCACAGGGACCTGTACCGAAGCCTGAGTTTGTGAGGGGTTTCCAGGGGTGTAGTCAAGGGACACACAAACACCCTCAGGGTGTAAGGGGTATCCAGAGGTGTGGCCAAGGGACTTCCCTGGAGCCTCAGGGTTTGAAGGATCTCCAAGACTGCAGAAGAGGGGCCAGAGTAGAGGAAGAAAGGACTAAACAAAGAGTGGTAAAGACAAAGCAGAAGAGCAAATCAAAGATGACAgatgagaagaaggaagaacTCCAGAGATACTTAGAGCTTACCAG TTCTGGCTGGGTACAAGACAACGGAGGTAACTGGATCAAAGGTCAGGATGTGGAGTTTGATTCGGATGAAGAGCCACCAAAATCTTAG
- the LOC129280411 gene encoding uncharacterized protein LOC129280411 yields the protein MYARHCYPGVDVTSCSSEPTKCPSYLAPIVHNGTIYQNLHCAYCNGIDVCADYWELCKSVKYDGALYIESAAIAFAEFFNFIDRNQELACAENEAFDPLSSKCQLLFCFIGFEYNTTTKQCERLPVDERGGLCVTFYSLQDEVNMTSLDTDYLLATVNNVLIQSPLDTLTSPSVVSVPEISCIPTGDSENDSRQSICQVCFDTEMNFTTLPQTSLEFYQGIAGIITNVTSTLYMPSFGNLSMIELLIDVPAGWDCESHNSWTFSDYGKPTLLPFRINFTRERADYIMSVSSIGDVCTCNTTRLACDTYVKLDASQFEIVKNQSQVFLHFTGKDTVLLDDEFQIGPDGSALYCRKVPAYEERNLPPGLDTMNTIGNALSVVSVLIIITTYAIFPELLNLAGKSVLTLSVALLLTFLLVFVSGVSTEHDGFCKAVAAITHFFWLAIFFWMNALAIDLNRTFGTRAKIRIASKSQRFYVWYSLYAWGVPALIVGACLVIDLCGCTNLRFIYGNDELCWLSSGDANLYAFGVPLLALLFLNAILFIDTVVGIRLTKRASEKALKKRPALAKAKEELSLYIKLSGVMGFTWILAFICEYANVPELWYLFTAVNSLQGVFILLAFGYNKRIITLWKVKLGIQKELTSSTSDNNNTKSTSTGASRAEK from the exons ATGTACGCTCGGCATTGTTATCCTGGAGTAGATGTGACTTCGTGTTCTTCAGAACCTACGAAGTGTCCATCATACCTTGCACCTATAGTACACAATGGTACCATCTACCAGAATCTACACTGTGCTTATTGCAATGGCATTGACGTATGTGCAGACTATTGGGAATTGTGCAAATCGGTCAAATATGATGGCGCATTATACATAGAGAGTGCGGCGATTGCATTTGCAGAATTCTTTAACTTTATCGACAGAAACCAGGAATTGGCATGTGCTGAAAATGAAGCCTTTGACCCACTGTCAAGCAAATGTCAATTGCTCTTTTGCTTCATAGGATTTGAATACAACACGACAACAAAGCAGTGTGAACGTCTACCGGTAGATGAGAGAGGAGGGCTGTGCGTTACGTTCTATTCTCTCCAGGATGAAGTGAATATGACATCATTGGACACTGACTACCTTCTGGCAACGGTAAATAATGTCCTCATTCAGTCGCCACTGGACACACTGACGTCCCCTTCCGTTGTGTCAGTGCCTGAAATTTCCTGTATCCCCACTGGTGATTCGGAAAATGACTCTCGTCAGTCAATATGTCAAGTGTGCTTTGACACTGAAATGAACTTTACTACACTACCCCAAACGTCTTTGGAGTTCTATCAGGGTATTGCAGGTATCATAACCAACGTAACGTCCACTTTGTATATGCCTTCATTCGGGAACCTGTCGATGATAGAATTGCTTATTGATGTTCCTGCAGGATGGGACTGTGAGTCCCACAACTCCTGGACATTTTCAGATTATGGCAAACCCACCCTGCTACCATTCCGAATTAACTTTACCAGAGAAAGGGCAGATTATATCATGAGTGTCTCCAGCATAGGTGACGTTTGCACATGTAACACCACCAGACTTGCTTGCGACACATATGTCAAACTAGATGCGAGTCAGTTTGAGATTGTGAAAAATCAGTCACAAGTATTTCTCCATTTCACCGGCAAGGACACAGTCCTGTTAGATGACGAGTTTCAAATAGGTCCAGATGGTTCAGCTCTTTACTGCCGAAAAGTCCCTGCCTATGAAGAACGTAATTTACCTCCTGGCCTGGACACTATGAACACCATAGGAAATGCACTGTCTGTTGTTTCAGTACTGATCATCATAACAACTTATGCCATCTTTCCTGAACTTCTTAACTTGGCTGGGAAATCGGTCCTTACCCTCTCTGTTGCCCTCTTACTCACATTTTTATTAGTGTTTGTGAGTGGAGTGAGCACGGAACATGATGGCTTCTGTAAAGCAGTAGCAGCCATTACCCATTTCTTCTGGCTCGCTATCTTCTTCTGGATGAATGCCCTTGCCATAGATCTAAATCGCACATTTGGCACCCGTGCCAAGATTAGAATTGCCAGTAAATCTCAAAGATTCTACGTTTGGTACTCCCTCTATGCCTGGGGCGTACCAGCTTTGATCGTAGGTGCTTGTCTGGTCATTGACCTTTGTGGCTGTACTAATCTGCGATTCATTTACGGCAATGATGAGCTTTGCTGGTTGTCAAGTGGCGATGCAAATCTGTATGCCTTTGGTGTGCCTCTGTTAGCACTTCTGTTCCTGAATGCGATCTTGTTCATAGACACAGTGGTTGGAATTAGACTTACCAAGAGGGCCTCAGAGAAAGCACTTAAGAAGCGACCAGCACTTGCTAAAGCCAAAGAAGAGTTATCACTGTACATCAAG TTGTCTGGTGTGATGGGTTTTACATGGATCCTGGCCTTCATCTGTGAATATGCCAACGTCCCAGAACTCTGGTACCTCTTCACTGCTGTCAACTCATTGCAGGGTGTCTTCATCCTCCTTGCTTTTGGATACAACAAGCGAATCATCACCTTGTGGAAGGTGAAACTGGGAATACAGAAGGAGCTCACCTCCAGTactagtgataataataatacaaagagCACCAGTACCGGTGCCTCCCGGGCTGAGAAGTAG